The DNA segment TCGCCCTGGATCTTGAGTTTGCCCGTGATGAACGCCGTCTGGCCGTTCATCTGGCCGTTCATCAATGCCATCCAGTCCGCCGCCGCGGCCGTAAGGGTGATGGTTGGATTATCGGCCTTGCCGTCGCCGATTTCCACATCGCCACCCGCGATCTTGACATACTTTTCGCCGCCGCCGTCGCCGGTGGCCACGAACTGGAACGTCGCGTTCATCGCGCCCAGCTTGCCTTTGTCAATCTTGTTGGGGAGTTCCGCGAAGAACCCTTCAAAACTGTCCGCCATGTTACTTCCTCCTTTGTTGATTCCAATAGCCCTGCCACACAACACCGCTGGTCGGTCCCACCACCAGCGCCAAAAACGTTCGCCCGGCGAACGCGGATGTACTTTATCACACATCGCGCGGACTGTCAAAAAGAGAATCGCCCGATCGCCGTGCTTCACCGCACGGGGACGG comes from the Candidatus Hydrogenedentota bacterium genome and includes:
- a CDS encoding SCP2 sterol-binding domain-containing protein, which produces MADSFEGFFAELPNKIDKGKLGAMNATFQFVATGDGGGEKYVKIAGGDVEIGDGKADNPTITLTAAAADWMALMNGQMNGQTAFITGKLKIQGDMTLAMKLESIFQLG